The following are from one region of the Trichoderma breve strain T069 chromosome 5, whole genome shotgun sequence genome:
- a CDS encoding phosphorylase superfamily domain-containing protein: protein MASRKSFTIGWVCALQEEYEAACAMLDEEIEGPEYQEPGDSNTYCFGRIGGHRIVIGSLPSGRYGVTAAARVMVDMTRTFYKLRLVLMVGIAGGAPTSEQDIRLGDVVVSVPYKNIGGVVQFDMGKQIDGTFQRTGHLNSPPSQILNILPEIKRRHQFPDQYGGVDQHLKRFDNDPRFHRPDVDRLFRSDSKHQGGKTCTGCDPSELVARPPRTSPRAIDVFYGTIASSNTLMKDARARDSYAHDPELKVLCFEMEAAGLMNDSPCLVIRGICDYCDLHKNDEWHYYAAATAAAYARELLSVIEP from the coding sequence ATGGCATCCCGAAAGAGCTTCACCATTGGGTGGGTTTGCGCTCTCCAAGAGGAATATGAGGCCGCATGCGCTATGCTTGACGAAGAGATTGAAGGCCCAGAATACCAAGAGCCAGGGGATAGCAACACCTACTGCTTTGGTCGTATTGGCGGGCACCGTATTGTTATTGGATCCCTTCCCTCAGGTCGCTACGGCGTCACAGCAGCCGCTCGTGTTATGGTCGACATGACACGCACCTTTTACAAGTTACGGCTTGTCTTGATGGTTGGCATAGCAGGGGGCGCCCCTACTTCAGAACAAGACATCCGTCTCGGCGATGTTGTCGTTAGTGTTCCTTATAAGAACATTGGGGGAGTTGTTCAGTTCGATATGGGGAAACAAATCGATGGCACATTTCAACGAACTGGCCATCTAAATTCTCCTCCATCACAAATACTCAACATCCTTCCAGAAATCAAGCGAAGACATCAATTTCCTGACCAATATGGAGGCGTGGATCAACATCTGAAGAGATTCGACAACGACCCTCGCTTCCACCGACCTGATGTGGATCGGTTATTCCGCTCCGATAGCAAACACCAAGGCGGGAAGACTTGTACAGGATGCGACCCGAGTGAGCTCGTTGCGCGTCCGCCTCGCACATCGCCCAGAGCCATTGATGTCTTTTACGGCACAATCGCATCCTCCAACACGCTCATGAAAGACGCTAGAGCTAGAGACTCTTACGCTCATGACCCGGAGCTGAAAGTACTGTGCTTCGAGATGGAAGCCGCGGGCCTTATGAATGACTCCCCATGTCTTGTGATCCGGGGAATTTGCGATTACTGCGACTTGCATAAGAATGATGAGTGGCATTAttatgcagcagcaacagcagcagcatatgCTCGAGAACTTCTTTCTGTAATTGAGCCCTGA
- a CDS encoding d-isomer specific 2-hydroxyacid dehydrogenase, NAD binding domain-containing protein produces the protein MHHKIVALDAWHVPIPPNLLNLPPPHTYELKVCETQLTSNDDIQEAVKDATIVALTLTRLDASTLSAAKTPNLRLIAALASGTDSIDKQECKKRGIRVLNAPDANGDSVANHVLAMYFACRRRLMLMQKVILGTDEWVRREETVGIIGYGAIGQRVAQLCRGLGMTVLIASRKGAVSGSVTAASTRDTMSTEVHDTRTPFAEVLCRSTVLVLCLPRNPETLNLISHDEFQMMSQKTIMINVSRGGIVDEPALIQALRGGVIDGCATDVFLKEPSGAGDHWKEGDSPILKLSQDEAEELNLLVTPHVAWYARATIDGYLGAYKENVEDWCAGKPKNIVV, from the exons ATGCATCACAAAATTGTCGCTCTAGACGCTTGGCACGTCCCTATCCCCCCGAATCTACTCAACCTGCCACCCCCACACACTTACGAGTTGAAAGTCTGCGAGACACAACTTACTTCAAACGATGATATTCAAGAGGCTGTGAAAGATGCAACTATAGTTGCCCTTACACTCACACGTCTTGATGCTTCAACTCTCTCGGCAGCCAAAACTCCAAATCTTCGTCTGATCGCGGCGTTGGCGTCCGGGACGGATAGCATCGATAAACAAGAGTGTAAAAAGAGGGGAATCAGGGTTCTTAATGCGCCAGATGCGAATGGTGATAGCGTTGCAAATCATGTCCTGGCGATGTACTTTGCTTGCCGCCGACGTCTTATGCTGATGCAAAAGGTCATCTTGGGAACAGATGAATGGGTGAGACGGG AAGAAACCGTCGGCATTATCGGCTATGGAGCAATAG GTCAGCGTGTTGCTCAGCTTTGCCGTGGTCTCGGGATGACTGTTCTAATTGCCTCTCGGAAGGGCGCAGTGTCGGGCTCTGTTACAGCTGCTTCTACACGAGATACGATGAGCACAGAAGTTCATGATACTCGGACACCGTTTGCGGAGGTTCTATGTCGATCAACAGTGCTTGTCCTATGTCTGCCCCGCAACCCAGAGACGCTTAATCTCATATCTCATGATGAGTTCCAAATGATGTCTCAGAAGACCATCATGATAAATGTTTCACGTGGAGGTATTGTTGATGAGCCAGCGCTCATTCAGGCTTTGAGAGGAGGCGTGATCGATGGGTGCGCAACGGATGTCTTCTTAAAAGAGCCCTCTGGTGCTGGCGATCATTGGAAGGAAGGCGATAGCCCTATTCTCAAGCTCAGTCAAGATGAAGCGGAAGAATTGAACCTGTTGGTTACGCCGCACGTGGCATGGTATGCAAGGGCAACAATAGATGGCTACTTAGGAGCCTACAAGGAAAATGTTGAAGATTGGTGTGCTGGAAAGCCAAAGAATATTGTTGTATGA